Proteins found in one Plasmodium malariae genome assembly, chromosome: 13 genomic segment:
- the PmUG01_13017000 gene encoding conserved Plasmodium protein, unknown function, producing MKTFTRNRSVYSSSISENETKLINKSEKTIEHIKNKYKNDQYSNCLNIDNSYKGEQKKRKEENTGIEIDTEKEKGNCDNSILGKSNIKETIKNSINNGKNLFNKYKTLFTKDKTDNEEIRQDMNDTEKNNSNNDSNNSSNSNNSSNSNNSSNNERNSRSYNVGSEPIVFNKNSIYTTNRGYDLIDITKSSKYSDVRKDYSNSSNDERNNNASNRNYSETVSSKRKFYALEELKTNSHVDLEMYESLYVTNKKHTYGRQGSENIYNSSNTDTKENNNGNSILIDCDNIKKEDKKMNNYEFYKNNINNGEYLGNVKGNNIKNVFVRNDDNKRWIEENKETNFNFPYSNRTYKENINNNHDNVYKNNIRYNSTTVDIPKPNNNSNKIDINLLYNNNIEKLNSNLSAYNDSNKIAQLQEKYNNNFIYEKEYPVHINDIKEKASSKIKKDISATYANNLALYNNNANNNNFNNNNNNTNNNNNNTNNSNNNNNNNNNDNNNNNNNNNNNDNNNNNNNNNNNNINGGNDNISKNELRSSFLNNIVNSRNMKEGNCIKDKKGSNEKELEFFNRFNYNSDGRNKGMNNTDVNNKKQKILENLMNINTNYDEDKSKTNLNMNDIKRNYLDNFYRNKNINKFEYKNAHHKRSSSSNVDMGRQENEKISNYLNYADDTQARINYYNERGSGNISAYERYLQLKNDNSNKSKNNNNTNSNSNGNFMSNNVNDINAKEINRNTNINRDPMNNNRGDNNNRDNSNRGNNNVNYNVNHNVNHNVNNNVNHNVNNNVNHNVNNNVNHNVNNNVNHSVNPNVIHNDNHNVNPNVIHNDNHNVNPNINPNVKNNVNHNVIHNDNHNVDHNVDHNVDHNADHNANHNVNPSANYNYNPNVNVNRSGSNSRNNNDLANLGHLDLNEIRKKHFNTFNNNTENESKYLNKRENYFEDKTESYTLNVINERNKMSHLLNNYEDLYSFDKNIKKKNDIKNIVCVCQASKQMARLQLHMEESRQMLETEKNLLKKKKDNFEKKVEMLAEKEKEIDKIHSQIKDKEITIDKKKNEIEEKEKYVNSIKCKYDNAQKELLDKMNECITIENKCKNKLYEYDEKFGQFNKKIKEMEEREKDIENERKSMERKEKMLNNNKKELEEEKLLNIKEKNELEMLKKELESLEKEKKKIIECEYNNLHNKEEELRRNERSNLIKENELKSRIDKYNELIDELNKNKKELENDKMKILDNMQEERMKLLNEKNNLKKEKDNEINYMKEELKKERSLMIEDVEKMKIIMLEDIENTKNGMLQNMDKESNKLREELENEKRLMIKNVEDEKEQFKDYIEKKCKENLQNEKLLLEKKYEEENNKLQNEMANERMKFVKDRDNFEQQKKIYEEEFREKCEKYEESIQKKYVMLEEEKNKMKYLIMKEQEELENYKKSVYLDIEEEKDKLYVQQEKLNLEKENLLVEKEQIEIELKNYKNFKEKEENDIKIRIINLSQQQEDLNKEKENLEKEKEELEKRKYDLDEREEGLNNDKLQMEQSRKIFDEQLDKIKRNKEELLNYDKELKTKEIDLIEKEKEHNKKEDELSKKKEKLNKFDSELREYSEKLQAREKKLKEKKNELQKVKDQLVNYKNSLKEKDAQFQMIEKREKELLDEQTVIHIDRNSLEVEKKQFLLMKEKHEKDTEFIQEQLKLLHEQLKNKEKSLKEKENEVNLLNKLQDCRSKSGKGAIISLKNLENRKYSSNLSRISNSKNKVKVKIIGKNKLDIIKRRNRKKSINFNYNNLEINNSIQYIDSMINENFKNKTFLKYKNNNLGLSDANFTSDEMGNHKSTHPKSNSNSKNNINNNIESKYLNDKELNYDKNSAQIDMIYDNINDKKCKDMWKNNNKKKYIADYAVNVIDGVGFGTTNNNNENKSFKNNYSSETNNRGNHSNMYTKSRYDFEKDSYNASNMHNAITDSRSSNSNYMNEAADENTTNYKKRDDVIYSDTNEYFGSNNNNDGNNNNNDDDDGSNNNNRSNNNNSSNNNNRSNNNNSSNNNNSSNKNNDIVDNKNYFNTQNSRKYNNGMGKMSSRNFVLKEGNIGSTNLSNDNYNQGYKDDDNNRDIKNGGNNGGEYHNVEGNNSMNNHVNRNNVRGEHNNQNNYGNNMNALEGAENEADRNGYNSNSNNKQSSNNGNMYKYSNNRVQNNIREYLNSDKYNNSYNINHLSTNIKMGNSNFNDTLHSGGGSCVGFKEKKEHEHGNIMSSLNVNNLIESDLIDVRSNYEYYPNNRNNKQDTGDHTHDKGAGDKHNDKRGENNYNGDDTNYEGGVNNYKENDVNYKGNHTDDRLIENYEYNDSTMLEYDNFKENDPNKNTICIDNINKNINCINNDVDNINNNINNINDNLHKISSTVHFIKDDHMNRKNQVSLNKIDNLVNKNMQSINHISSFMQSSRKKTMPLNKEVTNFKNSNAFNDEKNNKDGKSYKDYSDKLKKENNFDEFLEEVNCQKYANSTYTEKVDDEYCSNVENILTNKNMDDSYQYNKDVYNNSGEDVSGKRGDQVANNNSNVVRSNSRSNNSNNAGNNNNGYESRNNKNAVMIPSAPLAHNNTKINQANGYSSDSDILRNHNHILENEEEKLRRLNSHTAITCDHEGKLKTRNYSSNIYYNGNNNNYNNYEKSYDKKHDNNYDNNYDDYDNTYNGSYNNDDRDDARIYRGNEKHIVKNRNQNIISTNKDNDRNEYKNNTIYLKAANPNNELLVKEKNKANFMSLEKSNYFHKNKNNNRNNGSNDNSNDSNNDTNNDNSACNKNVFNTLKNHHINAPNLESEHKNVNVNVNKHSNSNDKSNMLGKNANKNGNKNANMVRIKGFMKEIQNSKESRNNNNNDNSRSNTRGGSNNKQSNYVNYNNNKYLNSKDVSNNGVQRSNNSNNSNSKNSKNNIIEQLDKTLLNKSIMINKQKKKMDKN from the exons ATGAAAACGTTTACTAGAAATAGAAGTGTATATTCAAGTAGTATATCTGAAAATGAgacaaaattaattaataaaagtgaaaaaactattgaacatataaaaaataaatacaaaaatgatCAATATTCAAATTGTCTTAACATAGATAACAGTTACAAAGGTgaacaaaagaaaagaaaggaaGAAAATACAGGTATAGAAATTGATACagagaaagaaaaaggaaattgTGATAACTCAATTCTGGGTAAGtcaaatattaaagaaactataaaaaattcgataaataatggaaaaaatcTTTTCAATAAATACAAAACTTTATTCACAAAGGACAAAACAGATAACGAAGAAATAAGACAAGATATGAATGAcactgaaaaaaataatagtaataatgatagcaataatagcagtaacagtaataatagcagtaacagtaataatagcagtaacAATGAAAGAAATAGTAGGAGTTATAATGTGGGGAGTGAACCCATAgttttcaataaaaatagcATATATACAACGAATAGGGGGTATGATTTAATAGATATAACAAAAAGTAGCAAATATTCTGACGTTAGAAAAGATtatagtaatagtagtaatgaTGAACGTAATAATAACGCATCAAATAGAAACTACAGTGAAACAGTTAGCTCTAAGAGAAAGTTTTACGCACTTGAAGAGTTAAAAACAAATAGCCATGTAGATTTAGAAATGTATGAGTCCTTGTACGTCACTAATAAAA aacaCACGTATGGTAGACAGGGTTCAgaaaacatttataattcTTCTAATACG GATactaaagaaaataataatggcaATTCAATTTTAATAGACTGtgataatataaagaaagaGGACAAGAAAATGAATAACTacgaattttataaaaacaacaTAAATAATGGAGAATATTTAGGTAATGTGAAAGGGAACAATATAAAGAATGTGTTTGTTAgaaatgatgataataaaagATGGATCGAAGAAAATAAGGAAACAAATTTTAACTTTCCATATAGTAATAGAACATATAAAGAgaatataaacaataatcatgataatgtatataaaaataatattaggtATAATTCTACTACTGTTGATATTCCGAAACctaataataattcaaataaaatagatattaatttgttatataataataatatagagaAATTGAATAGCAACTTATCCGCTTACAAtgattcaaataaaatagcTCAACTGCAGGAgaaatacaataataattttatttatgaaaaagagTATCCTGTtcatataaatgatattaagGAAAAAGCAAGTAGTAAAATCAAGAAGGACATCAGTGCTACCTATGCTAATAATTTGGCCTTATACAACAATAATGCCAACAACAATAATTTcaacaacaataataataacactaacaacaataataataacactaacaacagtaacaacaataacaacaataacaacaatgacaacaataacaacaataacaacaataacaacaatgacaacaataacaacaataacaacaataacaacaataatattaacgGTGGTAACGACAACATCTCGAAAAATGAGTTAAGAAGTAGCTTTTTAAACAACATAGTAAATAGCAGGAATATGAAAGAGGGGAATTGTATAAAGGACAAGAAAGgttcaaatgaaaaagaattgGAGTTTTTTAATCGATTTAATTATAACAGTGATGGTAGGAATAAAGGGATGAACAATACAGAtgtgaataataaaaagcagAAAATTCTAGAGAATCTGATGAATATTAACACAAACTATGATGAAGACAAAAGTAAAACTAATTTGAATATGAATgacataaaaagaaattatttggataatttttatagaaataaaaatataaataagttcGAGTATAAAAATGCTCATCATAAACGTTCCAGTTCTAGCAATGTGGATATGGGAAGACAagaaaatgagaaaattaGTAATTACTTAAATTATGCTGATGATACACAAGCTAGAATAAATTACTACAATGAAAGAGGATCGGGGAATATTTCAGCATATGAAAGATATCTGCAGTTAAAAAATgacaatagtaataaaagtaaaaataataataacacgAACTCGAATAGTAACGGTAACTTCATGAGTAACAATGTAAATGATATAAACGCCAAAGAGATAAATCGCAATACTAACATTAACAGAGATCCGATGAACAATAATAGAGGcgacaataataatagagaCAACAGTAACAGGGGAAATAACAACGTTAATTATAATGTTAATCATAATGTTAATcataatgttaataataatgttaatcataatgttaataataatgttaatcataatgttaataataatgttaatcataatgttaataataatgttaatcaTAGTGTTAATCCTAATGTTATTCATAATGATAATCATAATGTTAATCCTAATGTTATTCACAATGATAATCATAATGTTAATCCTAATATTAATCctaatgttaaaaataatgttaatcATAATGTTATTCATAATGATAATCATAATGTTGATCATAATGTTGATCATAATGTTGATCATAATGCCGATCATAATGCTAATCATAATGTTAATCCTAGTGCTAACTATAATTATAATCCTAATGTTAATGTCAATAGGAGCGGAAGTAACTCGAGAAATAACAACGATCTGGCAAATCTGGGACACCTCGATTTGAatgaaataagaaaaaaacacTTTAACACTTTTAACAACAACACAGAAAACgaatcaaaatatttaaataaaagagaaaactATTTTGAGGATAAAACAGAAAGTTATACCCTAAATGTCATAAATGAAAGGAACAAGATGTcacatttattaaataattatgaagatttatattcttttgataaaaatataaaaaaaaagaatgacaTTAAAAACATTGTATGTGTATGTCAAGCGAGTAAGCAAATGGCTCGATTACAACTACACATGGAAGAGAGCAGACAGATGTTAGAAACAGAAAAGAATTTactgaaaaagaaaaaagataattttgaaaagaaaGTAGAAATGTTAgcggaaaaagaaaaagaaatagataAGATCCATTCACAAATTaaagataaagaaataactattgataaaaaaaagaacgaaattgaagaaaaagaaaaatatgtgaattctataaaatgtaaatatgacAATGCCCAGAAAGAATTGCTTGACAAAATGAATGAGTGTATTActattgaaaataaatgtaaaaataaattatatgaatacgATGAAAAGTTTGGtcaatttaataaaaaaataaaagaaatggaaGAACGAGAGAAGGATAtagaaaatgaaagaaaaagtatggaaagaaaagaaaaaatgttaaataataataaaaaagaattagaagaagagaaattattaaatataaaagaaaagaatgaacttgaaatgttaaaaaaggaattagaATCCctagaaaaagagaaaaaaaaaattatagaatgtgaatataacaatttgcataataaagaagaagaatTAAGACGAAATGAAAGAAGTAATttgataaaagaaaatgaactAAAAAGTAGAATAGACAAGTACAATGAATTAATCgatgaattaaataaaaataagaaggagttagaaaatgataaaatgaaaattttagaCAACATGCAAGAAGAAAGGATGAAGTTGCTTAACGAAAAGAATAAcctgaaaaaggaaaaggataatgagataaattatatgaaggaggaattaaaaaaagaaagatcaCTTATGATTGAAGATGTAGAgaagatgaaaataattatgctAGAGGACATTGAAAACACGAAAAATGGAATGCTACAAAATATGGATAAAGAAAGTAACAAGTTAAGAGAAGAattagaaaatgaaaaaagattgatgataaaaaatgtagagGATGAAAAGGAACAATTTAAAGATTATATAGAAAAGAAGTGCAAGGAAAATcttcaaaatgaaaaattgttgttagaaaaaaaatacgaagAGGAGAATAACAAACTACAGAACGAAATGGCAAATGAAAGAATGAAGTTTGTTAAAGATAGAGATAATTTtgaacaacaaaaaaagatatatgaaGAGGAATTTCGAGAAAAATGCGAGAAATATGAAGAAAGtatacagaaaaaatatgtaatgttagaagaagaaaaaaataaaatgaaatatctTATAATGAAAGAACAAGAAGAATTagagaattataaaaagagtGTGTATCTAGATATAGAAGAGGAGAAAGATAAGTTGTATGTGCAACAAGAAAAgttaaatttagaaaaagaaaatttattagtAGAAAAAGAGCAAATTGAAATagagttaaaaaattataagaattttaaggaaaaagaagaaaatgacataaaaattagaattataaatttatcacAACAACAAGAAGATTTAAATAAAGAGAAggaaaatttagaaaaagaaaaagaagaattagaaaaaagaaaatatgatTTAGATGAAAGAGAGGAAGGATTAAATAATGACAAGCTTCAAATGGAACAATCACGTAAAATATTTGACGAACAacttgataaaataaaaaggaataagGAAGAATTACTGAATTATGATAAAGAATTAAAGACAAAGGAAATAGATTTaattgaaaaggaaaaggagcATAATAAGAAAGAAGATGAACtgagtaaaaaaaaggaaaaattaaacaagTTTGATAGCGAACTTAGAGAATATAGTGAAAAGTTACAGGCtagagaaaaaaaacttaaagaaaaaaaaaacgaattgCAAAAAGTGAAAGATCAATTggttaattataaaaatagtttaaaagaaaaagatgcGCAATTTCAAATGATTGAGAAGCGAGAAAAAGAGTTGTTAGATGAACAAACAGTTATTCACATAGATAGAAACAGTTTAGAAGTAGAGAAAAAACAATTTCTGTTAATGAAGGAAAAGCATGAAAAAGATACTGAATTTATACAAGAACAGTTGAAATTATTACATGaacagttaaaaaataaagaaaaatctCTTAAGGAGAAGGAAAATGaagtaaatttattaaataaattacaagATTGTCGAAGTAAGAGTGGAAAAGGTGctattatatcattaaaaaatcttgaaaatagaaaatatagtTCTAATTTATCTAGAATAAGTAATTCTAAAAATAAGGTGAAAGTTAAAATTATCGGTAAAAATAAGTTagacataataaaaagaagaaatagaaaaaaaagtataaattttaacTACAACAATTTGGAAATCAATAATAGTATTCAATATATTGATAGTAtgattaatgaaaatttcaaaaataaaacttttttaaaatataagaataataactTAGGATTATCAGATGCGAATTTCACATCTGATGAAATGGGCAATCACAAGAGCACACATCCTaaaagtaatagtaatagtaaaaacaatattaataacaatatagAGTCTAAATATTTGAATGATAAGGAGTTGAATTATGATAAGAACTCAGCGCAAATAGATATGATATATGACAATATTAACGATAAGAAATGTAAGGATATGTggaaaaacaataataaaaaaaaatatattgctGATTACGCGGTTAATGTGATAGATGGTGTTGGATTTGGTACCaccaataataataatgagaaCAAATCATTCAAGAACAATTACTCTAGTGAGACTAATAATAGGGGTAATCATAGCAATATGTATACAAAGTCCAGGTATGACTTTGAAAAGGATTCATATAATGCATCTAACATGCACAATGCGATTACTGACAGTCGATCGTCGAACAGTAATTATATGAACGAAGCAGCAGATGAGAACACAACCAATTATAAAAAACGCGATGATGTCATTTATTCCGACACGAATGAATATTTCGgaagcaataataataatgatggtaataataataataatgatgatgatgatggtagtaataataacaacagaagtaataataacaacagtagtaataataacaacagaagtaataataacaacagtagtaataataacaacagtagtaataaaaataatgacatTGTTGATAATAAAAACTATTTTAATACCCAGAACAgcagaaaatataataacggTATGGGGAAAATGTCTTCTCGGAATTTTGTATTGAAAGAAGGGAATATTGGGAGTACAAATTTAAGTAACGACAATTACAATCAGGGTTACAAAGATGACGATAATAATCGCGATATAAAAAACGGAGGAAATAATGGAGGTGAATATCACAATGTTGAAGGGAACAATAGCATGAACAATCATGTAAACAGGAATAATGTGCGGGGTGAGCACAACAACCAGAATAATTATGGGAATAACATGAATGCACTGGAAGGTGCTGAAAATGAGGCAGACAGGAATGGTTACAACAGTAATAGCAATAACAAGCAGAGTAGCAATAACGGTAATATGTACAAGTATAGTAATAACAGGGTACAGAATAACATTAGGGAATACCTAAATAGCGACAAGTATAATAAcagttataatataaaccATTTAAGCACAAACATAAAGATGGGGAATAGCAATTTTAATGATACGTTACATTCGGGTGGTGGTTCATGTGTAGGTTtcaaagagaaaaaagagcACGAACATGGCAATATTATGTCAtcattaaatgtaaataatttaatagaaTCAGATCTTATTGATGTAAGAAgtaattatgaatattatcCTAATAATCGAAATAATAAACAGGACACGGGAGATCATACTCATGATAAAGGTGCAGGTGATAAACATAATGATAAGAGAggagaaaataattataatgggGACGATACTAACTATGAGGGGGgagtaaataattataaggaGAATGATGTGAACTATAAGGGGAACCATACTGATGATAGGTTGATAGagaattatgaatataaCGATTCAACCATGTTAgaatatgataattttaaagaaaatgacCCAAATAAAAATACCATATGTAttgataatattaataagaacATTAATTGCATTAATAATGATgtagataatataaataacaacaTTAATAACATTAATGATAATCTTCATAAAATTAGTAGTACTGTACATTTCATTAAGGATGATCATATGAATAGAAAAAATCAAGTTtcattaaacaaaatagacAATTtagtaaacaaaaatatgcaaTCGATAAATCATATATCAAGCTTTATGCAAAGCAgtagaaaaaaaactatgccattaaataaagaagtTACAAATTTTAAGAATTCAAACGCGTTTAACgatgagaaaaataataaggatGGAAAGTCTTATAAGGATTATAGCGACaaactaaaaaaagaaaataattttgatgaATTTTTGGAGGAGGTGAATTGTCAAAAATATGCTAATAGTACATATACTGAAAAAGTAGATGATGAATATTGCTCAAATGTGGAAAACATTTTGacgaataaaaatatggacGATTCGTATCAGTATAATAAGgatgtatataataacagTGGTGAGGATGTCAGTGGAAAACGAGGTGATCAGGTAGCGAACAACAACAGCAACGTGGTCAGAAGCAACAGCAGAAGCAACAACAGTAATAACGctggaaataataataatggttACGAAAGTAGAAATAATAAGAACGCTGTTATGATACCGTCTGCACCACTTGCTCATAACAATACGAAAATAAATCAAGCAAATGGATACAGTAGTGATAGTGACATACTGCGCAATCATAACCATATATTGGAAAACGAAGAGGAAAAACTGAGAAGACTTAATTCACACACAGCTATTACTTGTGATCATGAAGGCAAATTGAAAACTCGTAACTACAGTAGTAACATATATTacaatggtaataataataattataacaactACGAAAAGAGCTATGATAAGAAGCATGACAACAATTATGATAACAATTATGACGACTATGACAATACTTATAACGGtagttataataatgatgatcgTGATGATGCACGGATATATAGAGGTAATGAAAAACATATCGTGAAAAATAGAAATCAAAATATCATCTCTACTAATAAAGATAATGATAggaatgaatataaaaataatacaatatatcTTAAAGCGGCAAATCCGAATAATGAATTGTtggtaaaagaaaaaaataaagctaaTTTTATGAGTTTAGAAAAGAGTAACTACttccataaaaataaaaataataatagaaataacGGCAGTAATGATAACAGTAATGATAGCAATAATGATAccaataatgataatagtgCATGTAACAAAAATGTATTCAATACTTTGAAAAATCATCATATAAATGCACCTAATTTAGAGAGtgaacataaaaatgtaaacgtaaatgtaaataaacaTAGTAACAGTAATGATAAATCAAATATGCTAGGGAAAAATGCGAACAAAAATGGGAACAAAAATGCGAACATGGTAAGGATAAAAGGTTTTATGaaagaaatacaaaattCGAAGGAGTCACGTAACAACAACAATAACGACAACAGTAGAAGTAACACTCGTGgtggtagtaataataaacagAGCAACTATGTAAATTACAACAACAATAAATACCTGAATTCTAAAGATGTTTCCAATAATGGCGTCCAACGAAGCAACAACAGTAACAACAGCAACAGCAAAAACAGCAAAAACAACATAATAGAACAGCTTGATAAGACCTTGCTGAATAAAtcaataatgataaataaacagaaaaagaaaatggaCAAAAACTAG